A genomic window from Daphnia carinata strain CSIRO-1 chromosome 9, CSIRO_AGI_Dcar_HiC_V3, whole genome shotgun sequence includes:
- the LOC130700812 gene encoding homeobox protein B-H1-like produces MTVDIGLSPVVDVSLTSSVNLKKSVKNKMTVTRELSTADDYAADQKQQQKLHKQSEAAEEPKGNPDRAVMSSATSPNVTGTSAVSTSAASSLTSAASQASSRPKFMITDILRNDSGPAASVNYASMPQQQQQQQQQQQQQPQQPQAPPSMPPHPFYQFNLAAAAAAAAAYGFNPAGMMPGMMPPLHQFLVGHHQQHPHHPHHPQMPVMMPSGMLVANSAESSPRDLSFKRSAAAANFASDPTEDEDEFVDPDGSDHDRDSPIGKVDLMLSDDESDISKNDDEDGDKSNNGGGGGGSGHRHNHSGSTASESGDGPNKSSSGLSKKARKARTAFTDHQLQTLEKSFERQKYLSVQDRLELAAKLGLTDTQVKTWYQNRRTKWKRQTAVGLELLAEAGNYASLQRMYGGGNGYGWPYGPMSQGPPPGPPNSAAAAAAAAASMDLYYRQAAAAAALQKPLSYRLYPGQQQQQASAGGPMHSGHHVGVPAGSSGSPISTSSPLPSHHPYPAGLSPLLNSATSASAGLSSLAAASAAITSQLYPANNNGINNRAETS; encoded by the exons ATGACAGTTGACATCGGACTCTCGCCAGTCGTCGACGTGAGCCTCACCAGCAGCGTGAATTTGAAGAAGAGCGTCAAGAATAAGATGACGGTGACTCGCGAACTGTCGACTGCCGACGACTACGCGGCCGATCagaaacagcaacaaaaactACACAAACAATCGGAGGCAGCCGAGGAGCCTAAAGGCAACCCGGATCGTGCCGTCATGTCGTCGGCTACATCGCCCAATGTGACCGGCACGTCGGCCGTGTCCACGTCGGCCGCCTCGAGCCTGACGTCGGCCGCATCGCAGGCCTCCAGTCGGCCAAAGTTTATGATAACAGACATTCTTCGTAATGACAGTGGTCCCGCAGCGAGTGTCAATTACGCGTCAATGCctcagcagcagcaacaacaacaacaacaacaacaacaacaacctcaACAGCCTCAAGCGCCTCCCAGTATGCCGCCTCACCCGTTCTATCAGTTCAATTTGGCGGCGGCCgcggccgctgccgccgctTACGGTTTCAATCCGGCCGGCATGATGCCCGGCATGATGCCTCCTCTCCATCAATTCTTGGTGGGTCATCACCAACAGCATCCGCACCATCCGCATCACCCGCAAATGCCCGTCATGATGCCATCGGGCATGTTGGTGGCCAACTCGGCCGAATCGTCGCCCCGCGATTTGTCGTTCAAACGATcggccgccgccgccaatTTCGCCAGCGACCCGAccgaagacgaagatgaattCGTCGATCCCGACGGTTCGGATCACGACCGCGACAGTCCCATCGGCAAAGTCGATCTGATGCTCAGCGACGACGAGTCCGATATCT CTAAAAATGACGATGAAGATGGCGATAAGAGCAACAACGGAGGCGGCGGAGGTGGTAGCGGCCACCGTCACAACCACAGCGGGAGCACGGCCAGCGAGAGCGGCGACGGACCCAACAAGTCCTCGTCCGGTTTGAGCAAAAAAGCCCGCAAAGCCCGCACGGCCTTCACCGATCACCAGCTGCAGACGCTGGAGAAGAGTTTCGAGCGGCAAAAGTACCTCAGCGTTCAAGACCGGCTGGAACTGGCCGCCAAACTCGGTCTGACCGACACCCAAGTCAAAACTTGGTACCAAAACCgcag AACCAAATGGAAACGACAAACGGCCGTCGGGTTGGAGCTATTAGCCGAGGCGGGTAACTACGCCAGTTTGCAGAGGATGTACGGCGGCGGCAACGGGTACGGATGGCCTTACGGTCCCATGTCGCAAGGACCGCCTCCGGGACCGCCCAATTCAGCGGCGGCAGCCGCTGCAGCCGCCGCCTCGATGGACCTTTATTACCGTCAAGCGGCCGCTGCGGCCGCCCTCCAAAAGCCGCTCTCCTATCGGCTCTATCCtggccagcaacagcaacaggcaAGCGCAGGAGGACCCATGCATTCTGGACATCACGTCGGTGTTCCAGCCGGTTCGTCTGGCAGCCCCATCTCGACCTCGTCGCCATTACCCAGCCATCATCCTTACCCAGCTGGATTGAGTCCTCTCCTGAATTCCGCCACGTCCGCATCGGCAGGGCTTAGCTCTTTAGCCGCCGCGTCGGCAGCCATCACGTCTCAGCTCTATCCGGCCAACAACAACGGCATTAATAACAGAGCCGAGACCTcgtaa